In Hermetia illucens chromosome 1, iHerIll2.2.curated.20191125, whole genome shotgun sequence, one genomic interval encodes:
- the LOC119647164 gene encoding serine/threonine-protein kinase Tor-like: MQFIEPRLISSYMRPVLTILVPKLKEPESNPGVILNVLRAIGDLAEVNGGSTELEKWADDLLAILLEMLSDSGNPDKRGVALWTLRQLVSATGRVVTPYHRYPILIDILINFLKTEQRRSIRRETIRVLGLLDAMDPYKHKMNKGLIDSQKDTILISLSDYKNNEAQDLSTAEMLVNMETVLEEYYPAVAISTLMRILRDPTLAQHHTMVVHAVTFIFQSLGIKCVPYLAQVLPNLLDNIRTADMNLREFLFQQLSTLIQIVKQHIICYMGDIFKLVKEFWAINTPLQPTLINLIENIAIALSCEFKDYLPQLMPQILRVLQHDISKDRIVI; encoded by the exons ATGCAGTTCATCGAACCGAG GCTGATCTCTTCATATATGCGACCAGTTCTCACAATATTAGTACCGAAACTCAAGGAGCCCGAATCGAATCCAGGAGTAATTCTTAATGTTCTTCGAGCTATTGGTGACTTAGCGGAAGTGAATGGAGGTTCTACAGAGCTAGAGAAATGGGCTGATGACTTGCTTGCAATACTTTTGGAGATGTTAAGTGATTCAGGTAATCCAGACAAACGTGGGGTAGCACTATGGACATTGAGGCAGCTAGTGAGCGCAACAGGACGCGTTGTAACACCATATCATAGATACCCAATTCTTATCGATATCCTGataaattttctgaaaactGAGCAGAGACGATCAATACGTAGAGAGACAATTCGTGTGCTAGGACTGCTTGACGCCATGGATCCTTACAAACATAAAATGAACAAAGGGTTGATCGATAGCCAGAAAGACACTATCTTGATATCGCTATCAGATTATAAAAATAACGAAGCACAAGATCTATCAACTGCTGAAATGTTGGTCAATATGGAGACAGTATTAGAAGAATATTATCCTGCAGTAGCGATTTCCACGCTCATGAGGATTTTACGAGATCCTACTTTGGCGCAACATCACACAATGGTCGTTCATGCGGTTACATTCATATTCCAAAGTTTAGGAATTAAATGTGTTCCATACCTAGCTCAAGTGCTGCCTAACCTTCTGGACAACATTCGTACAGCAGATATGAATTTGCGGGAATTTTTGTTTCAACAGTTGTCGACCCTTATCCAAATTGTCAAACAGCATATCATATGCTACATGGGGGACATTTTCAAGCTCGTAAAGGAATTCTGGGCAATCAACACGCCATTGCAACCCACCCTTATCAATCTCATCGAAAATATAGCCATTGCCCTGTCATGTGAATTCAAAGACTACCTGCCTCAACTAATGCCACAAATTCTTAGAGTTCTCCAGCACGACATCTCTAAGGATCGGATAGTCATTTAA